The region TCATGAGATGAGGAAAGTGAGCATTTAGGAGATGCACATATTCTTCATTAGAGAGAAGTGGGAAGAGATATTAAGAGAAGGAAATAGTATACAAACTTGCAAGTGGCTTATGACATTAGAGCAGTGGCTCAAGTCAAGTCTTAAAGTTTGGTGGAGGGGTGTTGGTAAAAGCATTAAGGACTAGAATGGTGGCAAAGTCAACCGTCAAAGATAAAAAGGTCAACTGTCCGTCAAACGAGAGAACTCAAAAGTCAAATATTCAATAGGACAAAACATACCAAAGAGAACAGAAGTAGTATCCTTTTGTTCTTCTCCTTGCATTTAGTCCCAAGATAAACAAATAGAGATCCTGTGTCTGTCCTCTGAACAATCTTCAAAGCTATACAGATGtatagaaaattttgtcaaCTGTTCTGCGTTACATCTTGCAATCAGTGAATAGTAATTGTTCTTTTTCtgaatcaaaatgaaaaaaaatcatcaaatgcTCAGGTTATAACGGTTCTGTGTAGTAAACATCTTACAATTAGTGAATCCAGAGATGAATTAAGTTCAGTAATTACTTCTTTTCTGAACTAAAAGGATTATTATTCTCTCTATTCTTAGACAGGATAAAGAACCATGTAACTTGGATTGAATAGCTAAAGAGAGAATTACCTGTGACTAGGAACAAGGAGAGCAATTTATTGTTGCAAAGATTGAATTTTTTCAGCATAAAATACAATGATGGATGGAGTTGACTACTATCCTTGATTCAAGTCTTTTACTTCTTCTCTGATGTAAATAGATAAACCATCATATATAACTTGGACTGAATTTTTCTGCCTAAGAGTCAATGAATCatgttctttatttcttttctaaaataaaaaataaataaataaagaaaccaTCATGAACGATTATTGAACActgttctttatttaattttttttttcctgaagcAAAAGGATAAATCATCATATAACTTGGATTGAATAGCTAAGAGGTTGACTTTTTCTGCATAAAAACAGTGTTCTTTAATCCAGTTCTGAAGCAAAAGGATAAAACCATCACATAAGTTAATAGTGAATAGctaaaagaatgaatttttcTGCATAAAAACCATGTTCTTTAATCTCTTTTTCTCTGAAGCAAAAGGATAAACCATCatataacttcttttttttttttaataaagtggaacCATCATATAACTTGGATTAAAAAGCCAACAGATTGAATTTTTCTGCATAACAAGCATGTCCTTTAATTCTTTTCTTAAGCAAAAGGATCAACCATCATATAACTTGGAGTGAATGGGTAAAAGATTGAATTTTTTCTGCGTAAAAACCATGTTGTTTAATCCTTTTCTAAAGCAAAAGGATTAACCATCACATAGCTTGGATTGAATAGCTAAGAGATCTTTTTCTTCATAAAAACCATGCTTTTCAATTCTTTTCTGAAGCAAAAGGATAAACCATCATATAAATTGGATTCAATAGCTCAAAGATTGACTTTTTTTCAGGCATAAAAATCATGTTCTTTACTTCATGTTTGAAGTGAAAATGGACAAATCGTCAAAAAAAACTTGGATTGAATAGCTAAAGAGAGCATTATCACCAGTGGATAAGAACAACGACAGTGTTTTACTGCAGTAAAGATTAAAAATTTCAGTgtaaaaatcaaaaggaaagagtaaaaataaaaaaaaaaataaaaaaaaggagagaaaggGATAGAAATGCAAAGCAActcaaagcaaagcaaagcaaagtgTGAGAGAGAGGTGTTGGATGCTGAGTAGGAGAGGAGGCAAAGGTGGTACCTTTATTTTTTACCAACTTTTTAATCCCATTTGGCGAGAGACTAAAGGGCCGAGAATCAAATAACGCCCTCTCCGAGGCCACAAAGAGAAGTTGTGGCTGAGAAACTCTCTTCTTGAGCGGTCCCACTCCACCTCCCTTGCCTTAACCATCCCTCCTCTTCTCTTAAAGAACCAACAACCAACACTCTTTCTTTGCTTCCATACAAGAGCGACACCATTCCTTAACTCCCGACCATCACGCGCGGGCGCGCTGAACCCCAGACCACTGGGAGACATGATGGACAACAAAGACCCGGCTTTCAAGCTCTTTGGGATGACCATCCCTGTCCccttctcttcctcctcctcctcctcctccgccgcCGCCACCTCTGCCATCGCGGTCGTCGTTGAAGTAGATGGAGAAAAGGTGGGTTTTTTTGtgtgttctttttgtgttttcGATTTCAATTTGGACGTTTGATTTTCTCGTTTTGATGATAAAGCTGGGATCTTTGAGCTTGGTTTTCTTGTTCTGATGATAAAGCTGGAATCTTGAGGGGGCGTTTTTGTTTTTCCACTCTACTCTCTTTCTcaaatgagtttttcttttttctttttttctgtggttttttcctctttgttcaCTCTGTTCTTTACTTTGGATGAAGATGGGTGTTTGTAGTTTGGTTTCCATAGAAAAGGAAAAGACAAACTAGAGAAGGAAAGTTTGAATTTGGCAGTTCATGGAAAAGGGTTTTAGAAAGCAATATATGAATCTGAATTCATGGTGTAATAGAATCCCAATTGCTGCCACTCCTTTCTTGTTTTCactcctctcttttttttttctttcttttctcctgAATATTGTTCTCCTGCCGTGTTTCTTTCTGCTTTAATTTGTGGCCACAAGTGAGGAATGGTACAGAGAATAATAATTCATCAGTCTGCAGTATGCTCTTCTTCACTTTAGTTTGTTAGAGAATAATTTGATGCTCAAACTGATTAATTATCatgatttgaatttaaatttgcagGAAATGATTATTCTTTGATTGTTACTTCTTATTTGCTTCAGTGCATAGTTATGGGTATTGGAAGGCAGAGATTGGTAAGTGAGTTGTAGAGCAACTGACTACTATTATATCTGAAAACATGTTCTTCCAGTATTCTTATCTGAGATCACAGCTTCTCAAACAGTGTCCAAGGGACATAATTTTACAGTGGATTATAtgttcagatttttttttttttttaaaaaaaaaatcaatcaatcagtCAATATTTATCTGTATTTATActgtatgaattttttatttttttatctgtctTTAAATTAATCTATAAGCATACTTGTGTTCACTTCTCTTGAAGATATTGGGTTTTGAATTTCCAGGATCAATCAGAGAAAGAGGCTAGTTATGAATCAGCAGACAAGGAAAATGAATCTCCCAACACTGGAGAAGACTATAGTGAACTGGGGAAATCTTCCTTGGCCTGTGAGGCACAAAAGTCTTGTGGCAATCAAGAAACAACAGCGATGGAGGATGTGAAATCTGAAGAACAACAGAATGAGACAAGTAATTCACAAGACAAAACTCTGAAGAAGCCTGACAAGATCCTTCCTTGTCCTCGATGCAACAGCCTTGAGACCAAGTTCTGTTATTTCAACAACTACAATGTCAACCAACCGCGCCACTTCTGCAAGAAGTGTCAGAGATACTGGACGGCTGGTGGAACCATGAGGAATGTGCCTGTTGGTGCTGGTCGCCGCAAGAACAAGAACACTGCTTCCCATTATCGGCAAATGGCCATGAACGGGGCAGCTCTGCAAACCATCCAGTCTCATATGCCTGAATCAATCCATCATCCTCCACTTAAGGCCAATGGCACAGTTCTTAGTTTTGGCTCCGGTGCTCCTCTCTGTGAGTCAATGGCTAATGTGCTAAACCTCGCtgagaaaacaataaaacctTGTGATCGGAATGGCTTTCATCATATGGAGGAGCTTCCTTGTGTCGAAAACGTTGAAGAGCACTCGAGTGGATCTTCGGTGACAGCTTCCAAAAATTCTAGCGATGAAGGGATGAGTGCCAATCCACCCGAAACAATTACCGGGAATAGACAGCAAATTCCTATTTCAGTGCCATGTTTTAGTGGAACACCTTGGCCATATCCATGGAACTCATCCCCTGGATTCTTCTCTTCAAGCTTCCCGCTCTCGTTCTATCCTATGGCTGCTTACTGGGGATGCACAGTCCCCGGCAATTGGGGTGTTCCATGGGTATCATCAATGGCAACTTCACCAAACAGTAGTCCAAACTCCCTTACATTAGGCAAGCATTCCAGAGAAGGCAATGTGCTCAAACACTGCAATTCAGACAAAGTTGATTCATCTATCCAGCCGGATCACGAGAAACGTTTCTGGATCCCTACAACGTTGAGGATGGATGACCCCGAAGAAGCTGCAAAGAGCTGTATATGGGCATCCATGGGTATTCAAAATGACAAGGCTAAGCCCATCAGTGAAGGAGGACTCTTCAAGGCCTTCCAGACAAAAGCTGACATGAAGAACAGCACAGTGGGAGGTTCTCAGGTCTTGCATGCCAACCCTGCAGCTATGTCACGATCCCTCAACTTCCAGGAGAGCTCATAGATAAATACAATGAAGGCTTTTGGAAGTTCTACTCTTTGTGTTTCGGTGAACATCTAACTGATCCGAAGCAAGCTGACAATGTGAAATTTTTGTAGAAGAATGGTTGCAGCAGCAGTTCAAATGGCAGAACAACCGAGCATTGCATGCTTTTGCACGTTCAGATTGATGTAAACACTGAAGACAGTTTTCTCACTTATCTTTTCATGCTTTGGCGAGtgtttgtatatgtatgtgtatatgtatagtatgaaagagtgatatatatatatatatatatatatatatatatatatatggtagaTAATTGATAGATAAGAGATGAACGAAAATTTCGCAGatgtactaaaaaaataattttgcgAAAGTTAGATTGGATACTGTATTCCTTCACAAAACTTTGAACCTGGAATTAACACTTTAGTAGTGGTTCCAAACTTGTGAATAAATGCTGTGATGATCTGTTTAATAAAGTCTTGTTTCTGGTTTGTTACAAACAGCTACTTAATTCTAAGAACATAAAAAGGAACTGTTCATATCTACCTTAAAACTTTTCCAGGTACTCTGCAGCACTTCAATTGCCGACACAACGATTCCTCAGAGGAATTCAATCACTTAGGTTGCATCTAAATATCCAGAATTCAGAGTTGCAGTCACTTGCTGTAATGCTTCAAATAATGGAGGATAGTGGGGGGAGAAAGGTGGAGAATGTGcttgaaaaaagagaagaaaaagttgCCAATATGTTGGCCCACTTATTATAGAAAAAGGCAAGCATATTTTTCAGGTAGAAGTCATCAGTTATTAGCATTGTTAGTTACTTACTAGACAGTAAATAACAATGAttcagaaaaaacataattgaggACAAACTCAAGCAAGCATACCAATTGTCTTATAGCCTAACGGTATCCCGGGTCTTCTCAGTTGTGAGAGACGCGAGTTAGATTCTCCGCTCCCCAGTTTTCAAAAGAGTGAAGAAGTTATGATAATTCCCTGCCAGCGTATGCCCATGAAAGTTAGCAGCGTTGATCGCCCTACCTCAAAAAGATCCTCAAGCAAGCATGGTTGGTGGCATGGATAGACGTATATTGAAATCCTAACTCCTAAAGCAGAGGCAAACTGTTTGCAGCATGAGTTGTGATGGACCCTCATGCATGTGAAACAGAGATCTCTGATTTATATCTATAGATATCATTCCAATTCCTTCATACATCCAAAAGAATGTCCATTGCTGAGACTGAGTTGTGATTCTTGGATTTTTCCAATCACTACACAGTGAACTGAACACCAAAACAAGAACCAATTGCAAGACAACACATGCATGTTTATCTAATTCCAAGTCCTTTGCAACTAAACTGatctaatctttttcttttattttatttatttatttatttattcttttaagtCATTGCACTTCTTAGTCAAAATGGATAGCCATGCATCacttttttaagttaaaaaataatgaggATAAACCACTGATGCATCaacaagtgtttttttaatggagtgaaagagagaaagaaagtgcTTTGCAAACTAAGCATGGGCGCACTTTCTtcttaaaagtttttaaaaaaaaaagtttgaaaagaaaaacaaaagaaaaagtttgagAGAATGAGGTCACTACTGCTCATAGTGGAAGATTACCCAACTGCCAactgaaaatataaaagaaatcacatgaatgcttaaaaaaataataatagtaataataataattcattatcATTGAGAAAAGTCAAAGGACTAAGTGAAATAGAAATTTCATcaaagacttaaaaaaaaataattaattaataaatacatcATGGTCATGAATGTCCTTTTTCAAACTATGAATTGCACCGACTCTATAATTGTCGGTGGTTTGACCTTATCCTAATTATTTTTAGGACTCTTAAGTCATGTAGTTAAATGGCTTCTAGGTTCCAGAAGCTTCCGAGAAAAGATAAGCTTGGATTTTGGGCTTGGTCTCTGGGCCAAGCACAGTTGGATAAGTTTCACTTTACTGTTGAAATCTCTAAGTTTGATAACTATTACTCTTCTCAATTGACTTTTGCCTTTTGCAGTTGGCttccatttttatatttttatatatttttttaaagtggataaattataaatttgtttgaaaagtaaaataaaggtGCTAATagaccaaaaaaaatattaataaatatatatatatatatatatatatatattaataaagtgAATAAGTCACTTGGTTCCACTAGTATTGTGAGAGGTTGAACCTCTGACTTTTTAAAGTAAAGAGTTATCTAAgat is a window of Dioscorea cayenensis subsp. rotundata cultivar TDr96_F1 chromosome 5, TDr96_F1_v2_PseudoChromosome.rev07_lg8_w22 25.fasta, whole genome shotgun sequence DNA encoding:
- the LOC120261241 gene encoding cyclic dof factor 1-like isoform X1, which translates into the protein MMDNKDPAFKLFGMTIPVPFSSSSSSSSAAATSAIAVVVEVDGEKDQSEKEASYESADKENESPNTGEDYSELGKSSLACEAQKSCGNQETTAMEDVKSEEQQNETSNSQDKTLKKPDKILPCPRCNSLETKFCYFNNYNVNQPRHFCKKCQRYWTAGGTMRNVPVGAGRRKNKNTASHYRQMAMNGAALQTIQSHMPESIHHPPLKANGTVLSFGSGAPLCESMANVLNLAEKTIKPCDRNGFHHMEELPCVENVEEHSSGSSVTASKNSSDEGMSANPPETITGNRQQIPISVPCFSGTPWPYPWNSSPGFFSSSFPLSFYPMAAYWGCTVPGNWGVPWVSSMATSPNSSPNSLTLGKHSREGNVLKHCNSDKVDSSIQPDHEKRFWIPTTLRMDDPEEAAKSCIWASMGIQNDKAKPISEGGLFKAFQTKADMKNSTVGGSQVLHANPAAMSRSLNFQESS
- the LOC120261241 gene encoding cyclic dof factor 2-like isoform X2 encodes the protein MGIGRQRLDQSEKEASYESADKENESPNTGEDYSELGKSSLACEAQKSCGNQETTAMEDVKSEEQQNETSNSQDKTLKKPDKILPCPRCNSLETKFCYFNNYNVNQPRHFCKKCQRYWTAGGTMRNVPVGAGRRKNKNTASHYRQMAMNGAALQTIQSHMPESIHHPPLKANGTVLSFGSGAPLCESMANVLNLAEKTIKPCDRNGFHHMEELPCVENVEEHSSGSSVTASKNSSDEGMSANPPETITGNRQQIPISVPCFSGTPWPYPWNSSPGFFSSSFPLSFYPMAAYWGCTVPGNWGVPWVSSMATSPNSSPNSLTLGKHSREGNVLKHCNSDKVDSSIQPDHEKRFWIPTTLRMDDPEEAAKSCIWASMGIQNDKAKPISEGGLFKAFQTKADMKNSTVGGSQVLHANPAAMSRSLNFQESS